The Fusobacterium necrophorum subsp. necrophorum genome includes the window GCATCGACTCTAAAGACCGGCAACGTATTTGATATTTTGAATACGGGATTTGAAAGTGCGACTACCTACTTTATTAACTGGGAGACGATTACAAAAAAAGATAATACCGCCATAAGAGATAGCGAAAGGAAAAATCTGTTTGAACGAATTAGTGAAGCTCATAATCGAAACTTAAATTTTATTGTCATTATTGATGAAGAACATCAGAATAATACTTCAAAGGCAGACGATATTATCTCAAGCATCAATGCAAAATATGAAATTCGTGTATCAGCAACATCGAATAAAAGGGTTGTTGGGGAATTTTATGAAATCCCAGAGATTGATGTAATAAACGAAGGACTTATTACAAGATTTATGTATATTAATGATGGACTCGATATCGCTCACGTTGAAAATACATTGCATGAAACGGATGTTTTGTTAGAGAAGGCAAATTTCTCAGTACACAACAAACGAAAAGCCTTTATTTTGAACGGTTTTGGATATATTGAATAGTAGAAAAAGAAGAGTGGGAATAACAGTATCAAATAGTTTTTTAAAATAAACCATTGAATATACAGTGTTTCAGCGATTTGCGGGAGTAAAAAACTCTTGGGTGATACTATTTTGATACTAAAAAGCTGAAAAAGTAGGTTCGAAAGAGAGTTGTTGAATTGAGCGAGCTTTATGAGCGAACCTTCTTGACCGAGGAGCAATAAGATCGGCAAAACATTTAGAAAGCCTTCCATCGTTTTGGTGGAAGGCTTTTGTGGAAATAGGGATTGATTATAATTTTAAAGAAATGGAGGATAGTAAATGAAGGAGTATATGTTGCGAAATAGTAGATATAAAATAAGATATTTTGATTTTAAAGCTGAGAAAACACCTATTTTGTTTATTCATGGTCTTGGATGTGCAGGTTCATTTGATTATGTAGATGTAGCTTTCCAAAAAGTTTTAAAAGACAATAGGAAAATAGTAGTTGATTTATTGGGTGCAGGTTACAGTGATAAACCAAAAGATTTTATATATAGTGTTAAGGCACATGCAAAATATCTAAATGAATTTATAGAAGATATTGGTCTAAAAAAAGTAATAATTTACGGTCATAGCTTAGGCGGTGCAATAGCCATAGAACTTTGTAACTTGTGTGGTGATATAGTCGAAAAATTGATACTTAATGAACCTAACTTGGAGCCTAGTAAGAAAGGGGCTGCAAGTTGGGATTTTGCTCAGTTAAACAGTAAAAATTTAGAATCAGAGATGTTACTGAAAATTGAAAAATATGAAAGTGAAGGAAATACTATGTGGATCTCAACTTTAAGAAATTGGCTTCCTAAAGCAGCATATGATATTTCACAAGATGCAGTATATGGCGGTGAACCTTCATGGAAAACAATTCTCTTTAATTTAGATTTACCGAAATGCTTTATATTTGGAGAAAAATCATTACCAGATGAAGATTATGATGAACTTCAGTGTAAACATGAAGATATTATAATTGTTGAGAATGCAGGACATTCGATGGCATGGGAAAATTCGGCAGATTTAGCATTTACCATAAAGAATTGTATTATGCGATAATACATATGTGACAAAAGAATAAAAAAATAGAAGAGATTCTGCTATACTGTAAGTCTACCACAACTACACAAAGGAGAACTCCTTCTATGAGAACTAGTATACCAGAAGAAATAAGACTTCGTAAATGAATATTGAATATGCCATCAAAATAAATAATAATGCGAAAGCTGCTACTCGTTATCACACTTCTCGACAACAAGTTAAGCGTTGGAGAGACCGTTATGATGGGACCATTCACTCCTTTCTACTTAAAAGTCGAAGACCAATGATTCGTAAGCATAAAATGGGAAGAGAAAAGAAGAAAAAAGCTGGGTAAAGAGCAAATATCAAAAGAAAGAAACAACCTATCCTGGACAAAGAGTACAGATAGATTTAAAATACATTCCGAGAAATTCTATCCGATTTGGTTTGGCAGATTAAAATTTCTATCAGATTACAGCTATTGATGAATATACGCGCAAAAGAGTTTTAAAAGTAGTAGAAGAAAAAAGAAGCTATGAAACTTCTTTGTTTTTAGAAGGACTGGACGAAAAATTGGGATTTCAAGTGGAAGTGATACAAACAGATAATAGAAAAGAGTTCACGAATGATAGCAAAGAACAATTTAGTGCATTTGAATTAGAGTTGTCCAAGCGCTCAATTGTGCATGAAAGAATATGACCTTATTCTCCCTGGCAGAATGGGAAAGAGCATCGATTTCATCGATTACTTGGCAGTATATAAATGATAATTCACTCAATAGTCCTAAATATGCTGGATACGGTAAAGATAGAGATAAGTATAAAAAGTGGTTCCAAGATAATGAATCTTGGATAGATTCTTTAAATGTTTTTGAGTTTTGGAGTCGTGATAATAAGGAAATGCTTGATAGCTTTATTGATGATTTTATTATAGCGTATAATTCTATTGCTGAACGAAATTTTTATATTCATATAGAACGGTAATTATTGTAATTCATATTGTGCTTGCAGTATGCTTGCAAAAAATCGAATAAACAGCAATAAAATAATAATAAGACTAAATCTGATAGCGAAAACATTGATTTTACACCATTTATATAAAATGATATTAATGGACATGTCGAGTGGAAAGGATAGTAACAAATATGTTTCTGCAGACAAACCCTTGAAAATATGGATTTATGAGTATAGAAATCTCTTATAGTAATACTACTTTGATATTAAAAAATTGAAAAAGTAAATTTGAAAGGGAATTGTTGAATTTAGGTAAATTGTTTAGAAAGCTTTCCATCATTTTATGGTGGGAGGCTTTTGTGAAGATTGAGTTTACTAAATTTGTATTTGTAGAAAATAAAGTTTTTATTATAGCGTATTGTCTTGCAGAGCATGGGTTAGCACCAAAGAGAGCACAATACTACTTATAACATTTTTTTAATTGAATATATAAAATATGTTATTGAAAAAAAAGGAAATAAGAATATGGGGAAAACAAAGAAACATGCTTTTGATGCACTAAATATAATTTGGAATTGTATTATAAATCTGAGTGGGAACGTAACAGGCGATGTTCTTCTAACCAATACGCTTTAATGACTGTTTATTTCTGAATAACATCAGCTCCAAGTTTATTACGGATAATTGGAGATAGAATCTTGTTTTTCTTTCCACAGTAAAATATTCTCCGGAAAGAGTCGTTTTAACTCTCTGGCAATGGTAGAATAGTTTTCTTTTTTTGTTAATTTACTCATAAAAGACTGCATCTCCAAAATCTCGTGTCCAAGATTATGGGTGTAGTTTGGTTTATATTTTAAAAGTGTGAAAGATGTGATATAATATTTATATTAGGTATGACATTATAATAAGCAAATATATTGAAACATAAACTTTAGAATTAAAAGAAAAATATGCTGATATGATTGTGTGAAAGAGATAGGACATTTTTTTACAGGAGAATTCTTGTTGAAAACAGTATTGGAACTATTTTTCATAAAAATATGAGAACTGTATAAGGGAAAAATAATGTTAGTAGTTCTATGAAAGCAGCTATATATCCTAAAAAAGAAAGTAAAATTTATTATTTTATAACAATAGACTTAAAACTCAGAAACCATATAGATTTTTTATTTTAATAGAATCAAACTGAAATATAAAAGTGGGATATAATATGGTAAATTTTTTTTAATAGAAACATAGTGAAAACTTAGCATAGAATTAGCTATTAGACTATATTTTATTTAGAACACAGAAGAAATAAGGTAATTTTTCAGATTATAGTATTGACTTATTATAAACCAGTGGGTTGTAATATGAAAAATATTTAATTCTACCAAAGGAGGTTTAGCATGCGTTTTACAGTAACAATTCAATTAAATCAATCAGAAATTCCCAAAGATCGTTCCCGAGTCTTTCTTTCCTTGATAAAGTTCTGGCTGGAAAGAGAGAATCCGGAACTGTTTCATAAACTATATGGTAGCAGAGCAACCATTCGTAAGGATTTTACTTATTCGTTGTTTTTGGGAGATTGTAAGTTTAAAAGAGAAATTATAGAAATTCCGGATAAACGAGCTTTTTTAAATCTATCCAGTTATGATCTAGGACTGGGAATTCATATCTATAATGCATTATTAAAAGGAAAAGGTCATATTTATTCTTATAAAGATCTTTCTATGTGTATTCGTGATATTCAACTGCAAAAAGAAAAATTAATCTCTACCGATGTAGCTTTCTTTCAAACAATGTCGCCTTGTGTAGTGAGAGAGCATCATGAAGAAACGAATCGGGATTGGTTTTACAGTTTATCAGAAGAGAAAGGACGGAAATTATTTCTACAAAATGTCCAAATTCAAGTTGTAGAGACCTTGCCGGAGGCAAGAGAAGATGCTCAGGAAATGGAAATAGAGGTATTCAAGAACAAAGAAGTAAAAGTCAAGCACTATGGAATAGAAGTTTTGGCAAATATTTGTGAGTTGGAGATAAAAGCAAAGCCATATATACTGGATTATTTGTATAAAGCAGGCATCGGGAGTTTAAAAAGTACCGGATTCGGCATGTTAAAAGTCAGATAGGAGGGGGAAATTTGGTTGAAAAAATTGTAATCCGATCAGAAGATTGGCTGAAGAATGCGGGGATTGTAGGACTTTATCGTATTTTAAAAGAGAGGGATGAACGAGCTGATATTTTTGTAGAAGAAGACCAGATCAGTTTTTCAGCGGACTTACTTCAGAATTTTTCTGAAAAATATTTTCACTATTTTATAAAACGGTACAAAAATGTACTGTCACTTTATCGCATATTAAATTTTACAGCAAATATAAGTCAATACGAAGAAAAAAATTATGAAACTTTTCACGAAGAGGACTTAGAGAAACTGAATGAGCATGTAGAGGATGTAAAAAAATATTTGAAAAGTAATAGTTATCGTGCAATGTATCCATTGATAAGATGTCCTTTTGATCCTCTCCAGAAGGAAAGAGAACTAAAAAAAGTGAATTTAAAGAAAACGGAATCATTAAAGGATAGAATTTCAGATATACAAAAATTACTTGCTGATTTAAAAGAAATTCATGACTTCCTTCGACAGGAAGACAGCCAAAAATACATTGGTGCTAAAAATGCTATGTATGGCATCATACAAAATGCTTGGAAAGGGATCAGTATCCTTAATCCCCAAGTAAAAGAGCAGAATATGTACCTTGAATTTGACAAATACTTTGTACAAACTGCACGAGAGTATCTGGAGCAGGAGAAAACTAAATTTAAATATCGTTGTTTTAGCTGTGGAGAAGCCATCAAAGATACCCGTATAGATTTAAGCTTTATGAATCATATTGGTTTTGATGTGGCAAGGAAGACTTCTCATGTGTGGGATTTTAATAACTATGTACATATTTGCCCCCTTTGTAGATTGATTTATGCCTGTGTTCCTGCCGGATTTACCTATTTGTATGACAGAGGAATTTTTATCAATGCGAATACCGATTTGGAAGAAATGCTTCGAATCAACAATCTTGTCTTTGAAAATGTCTGGGCAGAAAATAAGGATGGAAAGTCCCTCTATGCAGCATTGGTTTTAGGAATGTTGAAGGAAATGAATGAACATGCAGAGTATGAGTTATCAGATATCCAGGTGGTTCGCTTGGAAAAAGAGCGATACAGTTTTAGTATTTTATCTAGAAAATTTCTAAATATCATTAAGAAATGTCGTACAGATTTGGAATATATCCGGAAATCTTCTTTCAAAGAAGGAAGTGATATTTATTATATTTATAATGAAACCATGAAACGACTTATGCAGGGTGAAAATTTATTTTTATTGATTCATAAATTGATTCAATTGCGGATATCAAATAGTGAAAATTGTTATTATAAAATGGGAACAGTGAGTACTATAATTAAAATCAATGATATCTTTTTAAAGGAGGTAGGGTATATGCAAGACGAGAAGAAAGAGTATAATCCGTTGGAACGGGCAAGGATTATCGGGCATCATTTACAGGAAGCCTATGGCG containing:
- a CDS encoding DEAD/DEAH box helicase family protein, giving the protein MIDIKLKNFQEDAVDFLFSKTTDSNSKPKIVMQSPTGSGKTIILVAYIEKYLDFHRDCVVCWFCPGKGELEEQSKEKMERFASTLKTGNVFDILNTGFESATTYFINWETITKKDNTAIRDSERKNLFERISEAHNRNLNFIVIIDEEHQNNTSKADDIISSINAKYEIRVSATSNKRVVGEFYEIPEIDVINEGLITRFMYINDGLDIAHVENTLHETDVLLEKANFSVHNKRKAFILNGFGYIE
- a CDS encoding alpha/beta hydrolase, yielding MKEYMLRNSRYKIRYFDFKAEKTPILFIHGLGCAGSFDYVDVAFQKVLKDNRKIVVDLLGAGYSDKPKDFIYSVKAHAKYLNEFIEDIGLKKVIIYGHSLGGAIAIELCNLCGDIVEKLILNEPNLEPSKKGAASWDFAQLNSKNLESEMLLKIEKYESEGNTMWISTLRNWLPKAAYDISQDAVYGGEPSWKTILFNLDLPKCFIFGEKSLPDEDYDELQCKHEDIIIVENAGHSMAWENSADLAFTIKNCIMR
- a CDS encoding helix-turn-helix domain-containing protein: MNIEYAIKINNNAKAATRYHTSRQQVKRWRDRYDGTIHSFLLKSRRPMIRKHKMGREKKKKAG
- the cas6 gene encoding CRISPR-associated endoribonuclease Cas6, which translates into the protein MRFTVTIQLNQSEIPKDRSRVFLSLIKFWLERENPELFHKLYGSRATIRKDFTYSLFLGDCKFKREIIEIPDKRAFLNLSSYDLGLGIHIYNALLKGKGHIYSYKDLSMCIRDIQLQKEKLISTDVAFFQTMSPCVVREHHEETNRDWFYSLSEEKGRKLFLQNVQIQVVETLPEAREDAQEMEIEVFKNKEVKVKHYGIEVLANICELEIKAKPYILDYLYKAGIGSLKSTGFGMLKVR
- the cas8a1 gene encoding type I-B CRISPR-associated protein Cas8b1/Cst1, which gives rise to MVEKIVIRSEDWLKNAGIVGLYRILKERDERADIFVEEDQISFSADLLQNFSEKYFHYFIKRYKNVLSLYRILNFTANISQYEEKNYETFHEEDLEKLNEHVEDVKKYLKSNSYRAMYPLIRCPFDPLQKERELKKVNLKKTESLKDRISDIQKLLADLKEIHDFLRQEDSQKYIGAKNAMYGIIQNAWKGISILNPQVKEQNMYLEFDKYFVQTAREYLEQEKTKFKYRCFSCGEAIKDTRIDLSFMNHIGFDVARKTSHVWDFNNYVHICPLCRLIYACVPAGFTYLYDRGIFINANTDLEEMLRINNLVFENVWAENKDGKSLYAALVLGMLKEMNEHAEYELSDIQVVRLEKERYSFSILSRKFLNIIKKCRTDLEYIRKSSFKEGSDIYYIYNETMKRLMQGENLFLLIHKLIQLRISNSENCYYKMGTVSTIIKINDIFLKEVGYMQDEKKEYNPLERARIIGHHLQEAYGGFEEGKYNKKLDGIAYRMLNALKTNNKTAFMDSLINAHMYVQKPIPSLFSDYLNQDLVFKELGYAFVTGMLGEEWKNKDNQSKNEKEGR